The segment ATCGTGGTTACCGATGGAAAGATCGCTGCGATTGGCGAAAACGTAGAATCCCCCGACGATGCGAAGGTTTACGACCTGACTGGTTTTCACATCACGCCCGGGCTGATCGAGAGCCGCGGCAAGCTTTGGCTGACGCCTCAAGCGGTCTCTGAAAGTAACGCCAAAGCCGAATTGAAAGTCGTCGACGCGATCGACCCGTGGAATGAAGACTGGCAAGAACTTGCGGCGCAAGGCATCACTTCGGTTTACGTCCAACCCAACTCCGTCAGTGCGGTCGGAGGGATGGGGGCCGTTTTGCGAGTCGGTCCTCACGGCTCGGTGGAAGACATCGTGATGAAGGACGATGTCGCGGTGCAGGTTTCGATCGGGACTCGCGGCAAGTCTTCGAAAGATCGCTACGCCCAGATTCAGGCCCTCGAGAAACTGCTCAAGAGCGCTCAGGAAAAAAAGAAAGACGGCGACAAGGATAAAGAAAAGAAGGACGCCAAAGAGGACTCCGACAAAAAGAAAGCGGACTCGGACGACAAGGACAAAGAAGATAAAGACGACAAGGATGCCGACGAAGACAAAAAGAAAGACGACGAGAAAAAAGACGACAAGGACGCAGACGACAAGAAAGATGTCACCAAAGAGATCTTTAAACGCGTACTGAAACGCGAGATTCCGCTGTTTGTTGAAGTTCACCATTCCGATTCGCTCAAGCGGGTGATCGCTCTGGCGAAGGAGTTTGAGATCCGTGTTGTGCTTGATGGACTGACGAAAGTCACCAGTTGCGCCGACGAACTTGCGGATAGCAATCACGCGATGGTGGTGGGGCCGTTTTTTGAACCCGGTGCGGCACCCGAATATCGCAAGGACGGCGACCTGGATTGGTTTGCTGAATTGGATTCGGATGAAAAGCTGTGGACTTTGTCGACTTTCGCGGGTTCGGCTCGCGGATCTCAGGCCCTGCGAATCAACGCGGCTCATGCTGTTAGTCTCGGCATCGATTCAGATGAAGTGTTGAAGGCTCTGACCGCAAACGCGGCTCGAATGCTGGGCGTTGCCGATCATGTCGGCACGCTGGAAAAAGGAAAACAGGCTGATATCGCCGTGTTTGCTGGCGATCCAATGGATTCAAGTACACCGGCTCGCCTGGTTTTGAGTCACGGCAAAGTCATTTTTGAAAGCGACGTTGCGGCAATGGAATCGGCTGCGGCAAAAACTGGTGAGGCGATCGCGTTGCCTTCGCTTTTGCCCAAAAGCTATGTCGTGACGACCACTCGCATGCTTCGCGATGGCAAGCTCGGCCCGGGAGCAATCACCGTAGTCGACGGAAAGATCACGCTGGTTGCAAAAGGCGTTGTCACAGTTGAAGGCGAAAGTACAGCCGACGAACCTCAAGTCTTTGACCTTGGCGATACGATCGTGACACCGGGGCTGGTGATCGCTCATTCGTCGCTGGGCCAGGCGGCTGCGATCAACGATTCCACGGAATCAGACGCCAGCCATCTTCGCGCCGTCGACGCCTTTGATCCGACAACCAAACAAGCCAAAGAAACTCTGGCGGCCGGATTCGTTCACATCGGATTGGCGCCGGGAACTTCGAATACTTCATCCGGAGCGATGGGGCACGTGCGACTCGGGGTCGGCGAATATGTTGTATCACCGACGATCGCCAACCAGTTTGTGTTGGGCAACTCGGCTCGCAATGCCGAACGATTTCCTGCTTCGCTCAACGGCCAAGTCCGGATGATCAGCGACCTGTTTGGTGGGTCTTTGGTCGATTCACGAGTCTACCTTTCGGACGCGATTGCAAAATCAGTCGCCGACGAAAAGCTGGCTTGCGTGAAAGAAGTCATCGACGGAAAACGCAAACCGATTTTCCTGGCCAACGACGAAGTCGAAATCCGCTCGGTCATTGCACTCGCGAAAAAGAATAAGCTTTCCGCTCCGACGCTGGCCTCCAATGGTTCGGTTGGCGACCTCGCGGACCAGCTCGCAGAAAACGATATGGGATTGTTGGTCTATCCCATTGGCACCGCGGACTTGAACCGACGTCCGCTGCA is part of the Mariniblastus fucicola genome and harbors:
- a CDS encoding amidohydrolase family protein; the encoded protein is MQFLRRFRIATIVFGLSLTLFATTAAVGDDTDDKKKQDSTGPSIVLKDATIHSSGPAGTFVGSIVVTDGKIAAIGENVESPDDAKVYDLTGFHITPGLIESRGKLWLTPQAVSESNAKAELKVVDAIDPWNEDWQELAAQGITSVYVQPNSVSAVGGMGAVLRVGPHGSVEDIVMKDDVAVQVSIGTRGKSSKDRYAQIQALEKLLKSAQEKKKDGDKDKEKKDAKEDSDKKKADSDDKDKEDKDDKDADEDKKKDDEKKDDKDADDKKDVTKEIFKRVLKREIPLFVEVHHSDSLKRVIALAKEFEIRVVLDGLTKVTSCADELADSNHAMVVGPFFEPGAAPEYRKDGDLDWFAELDSDEKLWTLSTFAGSARGSQALRINAAHAVSLGIDSDEVLKALTANAARMLGVADHVGTLEKGKQADIAVFAGDPMDSSTPARLVLSHGKVIFESDVAAMESAAAKTGEAIALPSLLPKSYVVTTTRMLRDGKLGPGAITVVDGKITLVAKGVVTVEGESTADEPQVFDLGDTIVTPGLVIAHSSLGQAAAINDSTESDASHLRAVDAFDPTTKQAKETLAAGFVHIGLAPGTSNTSSGAMGHVRLGVGEYVVSPTIANQFVLGNSARNAERFPASLNGQVRMISDLFGGSLVDSRVYLSDAIAKSVADEKLACVKEVIDGKRKPIFLANDEVEIRSVIALAKKNKLSAPTLASNGSVGDLADQLAENDMGLLVYPIGTADLNRRPLQTKAAVDAGVPIGFVADSAQQVRTTASMLVSAGVPAEKVLSGLTEGGAALVGMENVGLEPGANADFVVWSASPVNLAAKPLNVIVDGKPVSKK